ccatacatgttttcacgtcctgggtgtctaggctttattctacaggaccGTAAAACCACACCAGCCCTGTAGAATAAAACCCCAGGATCAGGGAGTGTGACAGCTTCCTAATGACGGCTACTGGAGGTAACCGAGAGCATGGAACTGTCAAGGTGGGACCGCCCCCagtcacgtgtttgccgttatccagtggacagcagcaatcacataaaagttttttaaaaattaaaaaagtaaaaggttTATCTCGCCTCACGGacccgatccatgagggaagatgataCGATCTGGtgattattcagatcgctacctagaatgcctacataatttacaaCAAGTCCCAGGGAACACTCACTTTCCTAcaattccaggagcagcttgttgagcaccttctgtttgagaccaccaCACCTCAGCAAGTTTACAAGTTTTAAAAGGTGCGAAGGTTCactgagcgccactttttacaccccattcctgccactgaggtcaggaAATATCCCCCCAAAAAGTGTCAGGTATGCAACAAGCATGGGAAGAGGAGGGATACCTGTaacatgtgcccatcccaaccaatactctgtaattacccctgttttgagacatagCACACACATTAGAGATTTCCAAGGGAGGGGGATACTTTTTAGGGAgttaatttattcagttgtgccctgaaagctaatggatgttccctccattataggccttgccatgtatCCTATAAGTAGAGCTATGGAGCTACAAtgagggtattgctgaacacagagggaaatagtgctataaaatttggggtgcgtctGCTCAGTTTTTCCCgcttaaaaaacaaagaaaacttgTCATGAAAGTGaaatatttgtgaaaaaaattacattttgtttatttttcacttgctttataataatttattgcaaaaaactgttgggtcagaATGTCCAGTGCAAACCTAGATAATtgggctaaggggtctagatttcaaaatggggtgacTTGTGGGGGGCGTTCTTTCGTTTTGgaagcttgatggctctacaagtgaacagtggagcctggaatttattcagttgtgccctgaaagccaaagggtgttccctgcattacaggcctagccatgtgtcctgtaagtagattggggctacaatgggtagatttctgaacacaggacaaccagtgtatctattttggggtgcaagtcttcattcatatgtgtgctgtacaaaaaaaaccctgtttttaaaattacataattgccaaaaaaatataaattgtatttttttccttctgctttgcttcagtgtttctcaactccagtcctcgggacccccaACTGGTCAAGTTagcaggatttcctcagtattgcacaggtgatgtaactagtgtttaataaaaatacacatcctatcggcctatttttaccacctaaatgaattacaacatgtggcgaaaaaacaatgtcagaattacttgggaATCTGAAACCTTTACGGaggtattctatgttaaagtgacacgtcagatttgttATGGCGGTTCTGGTATTGCCGCCTTGCTGATAGTCcagtgctggttttggagatgtcTCTACATCTTTTGGCTCAGTGGATGTACTATTTGGTGTTTGGGGATGATTACTTGGGCTATTTAACCTGCCTggagactgagctgaactgcAGTTGATTCTCAGTCTCTCCCTGACTGAGCTAGCAGTCAGAAGGTTCCTGCTGGATCATTCAGTTACTTGCTGCAGCTtaaagctaagtactgcatttgtttacattgttattttgtttttgtttagtttccccatgtagggtcaactaggggccaAGGTACGGCTCCTAGTTGACGAGTTGCATTTTAGGCAGGACCCTTCCCAATGTCTTCTGAAGCTTACCCTACTATTCCGGGTCTCTCTATCTTAGACCTGGGATTCTGAATAGGGGCATTCCTCATATAAACTCCTATTGCTTGAATATATGTTTTAAGATACAGTAAGCCCTCTATGTACCTAGAAGGCAATTAACTTTGTATTCTCTTATCTTAATAAGAGGACATTCACAAGGGTGGTGGGATTAGTTTTATTTTATATTCACACATGTGAAGCTCAGATATAGTTTTTTAacttatatttattaaaagttacgtcTTAGAGAATCAATTTAGCAAAAATGGATTAACAACTACATAAACTGCATCATAATGTATGCAATGCATTTAGAAAGTCATCAGACCCTTTgaccttttttacattttatgttatGGCCTTTTgcaaatttacaaaaaaatattcaagttttccccatcattctgcactcaataccccataatcacaaagtgaaaacagatgaaaaactaacattttgcatttacATAATTATTCAGGCCCTGCACTCAGTACTTTGTCATTttagggtattgagtgcagaataatggggcaaaacattttttattatttgcCCGAGGCCACAACATaagaaaatgtaaacaaaaatgtgaaagggtctgaagactttttgAATGCATTGTAGATCTGGTTTGCTTATTCAAATagctgtttttgtcttttttataggaGGCTGATGAGTTTTTACATATTGGGAACTGGAAGATTATGATTCTACACAATACAGGCATTGGAATGAACTTGTCCAAATACACAACAGTTGAAGAATTCATTCTTCTTGGGCTGACCAGCCAGAAGAATATTCAGATAGTGCTATTTCTTGTATTTTTatcttgttacattgtatcactaacTGGTAACATAATCATTATTATTCTCAGTAGAATAAGCTCCCGGCTTCACACCCCTATGTATTTCTTCTTGAGCAATCTGTCATTTTTGGACATCTGGTACACATCAAGTATTGTCCCAAATATGCTCATTAACTTTTTGTCAATGAGAAAAAGCATATCTTTTAATGGTTGTGTCACTCAGATGTTCATCCATCTCTTCCTAGGAGGGGCAGAGTGCTACATCTTGTTATCAATGGCCTACGACCGGTATGTGGCTATATGTAGTCCATTACACTACACTACTATTATGAATACCATCTTGTGCATTATGATGGCAACTGGTTCCTGGATTGTAGGCTTAATAAACACTACTGTACATACAGTCCTTGCATTGCAGTTGCCGTTTTGTGGTCCAAATGTAATAAATCACTTTTTCTGTGAGATCCCATCAGTCCTGGAGCTGGCCTGTGCAGATATATCTCTTAATAAGATTGTTATTTTCTTCTTTGCTATATTTATGGTGATGGGTCCATTCTTCCTCATCCTCATTACATATGGCTATATAATTTCCAGCATACTGAAGATCAGCACATCTGTGGGACGGAGGAAGGCCTTCTCCACCTGTGCTTCACACATTATAGTTGTATCCCTCTTTTATGGTGCTGTTGTTTTCATGTATATGAGACCtggatcggcccatgtaaagagCCAAGACAAAATGGCTACTTTGTTCTACAGTGTTATAATCCCAATGCTGAATCCTTTGATATACACTTTAAGGAACAAGGATGTTATAGGAGCATTTGTGGACATCAGAAGGAAAACATTTGTATCTGAAAATTGATATAAACATTGATTCTACAAACAATGTGTCTTGTCTTGAAGACTTTCCTAATAGTTTCACAAGATACATTGTTTAGGACAAGAAAAGACCTTGCTAGTGTCAGGGAAGGTCCGCTGTTGTTGGCTTGCTCCTTCTTTTCAATGCATACTGTACATCATTACATTTTATACTGGATGCCTTTGCATAGAAAAGTGTAGTCCACTATGCATTTTtgcatggaaaaaacaaaaacaccagcATATAAACTCgtttaaccttaaaggggttgtctcgcggcagcaagtggggttatacacttctgtatggccatattaatgcactttgtaatatacatcgtgcattaaatatgagccatacagaagttattcacttacctgctccgttgctagcgtccccgtcgccatggttccgtctaatttcggtgtcttcttgcctttttagacgcgcttgcgcagatccgtcttctcccttcttctcccttcggctccgctcggcagcatcggcattttggctccgcccccttgtacgcatcatcgcgtagctccgccccatgatgtgtgccgcttccagcctcctgattggctggaatcggcacgtgacgggggcggagctacgcgatgatgcgtacaagggggcggagccaaaatgccgatgctgccgagcggagccgaagggagaagaagggagaagacggatctgcgcaagcgcgtctaaaaaggcaagaagacaccgaaattagacggaaccatggcgacggggacgctagcaacggagcaggtaagtgaataacttctgtatggctcatatttaatgcacgatgtatattacaaagtgcattaatatggccatacagaagtgtataaccccacttgctgccgcgagacaacccctttaatgtgggtGAAGGGGAGTCAATGGCTATGTTCATTGCATATGTCTGAAGTTACTCGGTGCATACTGTATGATAAGCAAGCATGTTCTTAAACCACAATTCTGGCAACCAAATAGGCCACCACTTCAGATAGGCTGGAAGATAGATTTGCAACACAATTCTTAGCTTAGACTACTTTTGGCCAATCACCATCATTTCTAGTTTACACTGGATCATGCcaatacaatcagaaaataaccaTGTGTACTGGGCAGTAGTTAAAACCTTGCTTCTTAAAGcgatactgtactttttgtaaagtaaaaataaatattagAAGACCAGATATAAAAGCTAAAATTGCTGATATGCCTTTCCAATACATATGCAGAGTTTTTCCATCTTTAAACTGACATatgtagggcttagtcacacgggcgcattactgcaggaagaagacagccgcactttaggacggacatctctctgcagcgacggaagaaagaacatgtgaccggcttcattgccggtcatgtgttctttctttggcgctgcagggagtcgtccatcctgaaacgcggccgtcttcttcctgcagtaagagctcagtcacatgggtgcaccgatgcgcccatgtgactaagcccataGGCAGCATAGGTGTCTAAACAAAGCTTGCACTAAAAATTTGCACTCTTATTCCAATTAGCAATCACAGAAATGGCCacatacttactgactaaggagggcagagaaCTGCATctcctcaacatgcaggtagcagactaacaaatgagggagctaattacacctgtgagggacaccgatgagacagccactcacacagcttcttaatatagaggggggtagctgcttggtgtatactccaaCACAGAGTGGATATAAAGGGGCAGACCTTCTAAttcatgtagtgcaccatgccaCTTtctatccactctgtgtgggagtatacaccaagcagctacccccctctatatcaagagggagtgtgagtggctgtctcatcggtgtccctcacagatgtaattagctccctcatttggtagcttgctacatgcatgttgaggggatgcagttctctgccctccttagtcagtaagtatatggccattttctgtgattgcttttatgctttatatttccccttctgtgacgtactTATTCCTATTAGTGATAAGTAATAATTGGTTTGGTTTGGTATCGGCCCGATTTCACAAAAATTGTTGGGAATCGGGGAGGATTATTCCAActatcattaaagtcaatgggattaaaACTCGGATTCACTAATTTGCCATTCAGAAGGTCCTAATGCAGCTAATGACCCCCAAATCACATTGTAATATAGCCAcagatctggggaacactgtgcctATCCCAAGAATTGGCAAAAATGGTGTACAGTGATGGTGGGGCACCGGAGTGTCACTCAAAACAAAAGAGGAACCACATacgtttttctaaaaaaaaaaaatacacagaggaAGACAGCAGGTTCTACCAGGTAAACAGATCACCCAAGCATGAGCCTCCAAAGACAAACTGTAGAGCTAaagaagaatatttttttttgctttttggggggAATGAGGAGAAGTAAACATGCTGGAAACAGGAGAAGGAACATCACAGCACCACCATGACCAACAGCAGCACCGTTAGGGCAGTAGGTGCTCCTCGTCAAAATATAGGAGCTATATGTCACCTCCAAACCAGACACGCTGGATCTGTTACCCTGAAATACTCATGAGCTGTGAACAAACAGAAAGCAACTGCACACAAAACattggtaaacaataaagaaaaccgacacaaggaaaacactgtccctaaagaTCCTTTACcaagggaagggacctgcctatgcACAGATAACCCACCCTGACAAGGGTGAACCTGACCACATACCTAAGCTACCAGCAGATCCTGTGTGGCATaggagaaaaccacagaaaaCAAGATATAAATGATAATAATcgcagtacttagctttgagaagaaTCAGGCAAACAGGAGAACCTTTGAACCTATATTaacccctcctcctctttcttaaaGGTGTTAgtaagaggtggaggaagaggatgagGATGGGACAGACACGATGAATGTCCCGCAAGTCTTGAGAGCACCATGAAACAAGAGCCAACCCTTTTGGCTTCATGTAATACTTCCATGATATTGACTCTGTGCTATTAGGGATATataatgcccctggccatgcttgctgggctATATGTCTGTGGTCAGATGCACCCACAATTGTATCATTCTATGGTAGGCagtgcttaaagggattttgtcactaAAACAAAAATGTTCTAGCCAGTAGGCCCaccttaaaacaaaaaaatggcatatactcacctcccttagGGCTTCTAGGATGCAGCTGAATGGATCCCACAGCTCTGGAGCTGGCTTCAGGGCGTACTGACTGGTGGTAGTCagatgactgctgtagccaatcacaggccgcaGTGCCACCTTCCTAAACTCCTGGTATCTTGGTGCCCAAGATCTGAGCACTGATGCTAAGAGTTACGATagtggcagccaatcagctgcttccCAGTGGGCTAAGGAGATGTGAGTATAGGCTATTTTGTTTTTTAGTGCAGGACTAGTGGCTGAAAACTTTTTTGATTTAATGACAAAATCCATTTAAACACTGCATACCATCAGCTAAGAGCAGTACCAGCTATGTATGATCATGTAAAACAACAGCATTcacattcactatattatatttgaAAGTTAAATCATTTTTCATTTATGTAGTGTTAAAGCATTATTAAATTGTCTCTCTGATTACAGGAAAACCCTGcttcaatagggctgcctgtagtaaaataataaactgacttATGCTTACTCCTCCACCATTgccgggatccagcactgcagccccagtgTGGTCATGGCATCTGCTGTgaaagatgatgtcacaggaaatcaagtgaccgctgcagccaatgagagtctAGTTGAATACAGGTTAGAGGGCTGTAGAAGTACTACCTCCAGAGCACCTATGGCCTCAAAGTTCAGACTT
The nucleotide sequence above comes from Eleutherodactylus coqui strain aEleCoq1 chromosome 2, aEleCoq1.hap1, whole genome shotgun sequence. Encoded proteins:
- the LOC136610765 gene encoding olfactory receptor 2B6-like, whose protein sequence is MNLSKYTTVEEFILLGLTSQKNIQIVLFLVFLSCYIVSLTGNIIIIILSRISSRLHTPMYFFLSNLSFLDIWYTSSIVPNMLINFLSMRKSISFNGCVTQMFIHLFLGGAECYILLSMAYDRYVAICSPLHYTTIMNTILCIMMATGSWIVGLINTTVHTVLALQLPFCGPNVINHFFCEIPSVLELACADISLNKIVIFFFAIFMVMGPFFLILITYGYIISSILKISTSVGRRKAFSTCASHIIVVSLFYGAVVFMYMRPGSAHVKSQDKMATLFYSVIIPMLNPLIYTLRNKDVIGAFVDIRRKTFVSEN